ataacacagacacttgtttctgtaaataagtctCCACGTCTGTGTACTAATAATAACaaaggcacttgtttctgtaaataagtcatGACGTCTgtgtactaataataacacaggtacttgtttctgtaaataagttatgacgtctgtgtactaataataacacaggcacttgtttctgtaaataagttatgacgtctgtgtactaataataacacaggcacttgtttctgtaaataagtcatgacgtctgtatactaataataacacaggtacttgtttctgtaaataagttatgacgtctgtgtactaataataacacaggcacttgtttctgtaaatcaCGACGTCTgtgtactaataataacacaggcacttgtttctgtaaataagtcaCGACTAGTATAcagacatcataatttatttacagaagCAGGTgtctgtgttattattagtatacagacatcataatttatttacagaaacaggTGCCTGTGTTATTCtgattaaaatttatatagtacgtctattttaacggctgggaattatGAAAGAAGAATgtaaataccaaaaaaaaattcattttcaaaaatacaacGTACATGAAaaactgcgacgcttcacgccggtgttatagagccagacccccccccccccccccccccatagtgagacttccccccaGAGCCAGCCTTCCCCCCGCGGAAGTCTGgatctagagtgagccttcctccccccccccagtagtctcgctctagagtgagccttccccccggaagtctggctctagaatGAGCCTCCCCCCAGTAGTCTCACTCTAGAGTGAACCTTCCTCCCAGCAGACTTGCTAtagaataaaccttaccccCAGGGGGAAGACTCATTTTAGAGCCATAACACCCTAGTAGTTTACCAGATATAAATGAAGGGGGAAGTCCTGCTATGGGGGGAagtctgactctacaactagtgatagagtaggtcttcccacggggaagtctggctctagagtgagacttccccgggggttctcctgttctagagtgagccttcccccagggAGAAggttcactctagagccaggctttcAGGGGGAAGTCTCATCatggggaaggctcactctacaacaccggcatacttcatgaagctcTCACACAGAAGCGTGTTGGATTGAACCGTCGCAGTTCatgctctcatgtattttcagatatgaaatttatttcttaaataaatgaaGCGTTTGGcagaaatgtatttgaaattgtgtaaaatcaataaaaataattaaacactTGAAATTGATCTCCGAAACATCCCACATTCTTTCAGAGACATGATTTTAAAGAACAGAACTGtatcgttttaaaaaaaaaacagttttAAGGACCCCGTAGCTATACTGGCTTAGAATGAAGAATATCTGAGTGTTATTCATAAGTTTTACCATCTCTATTAGTACCAGTATTAATATTTAAGAATTTGCATACGAGATTTTAGTTATCACAAGACTTTTCATGTTGATTCATATTTGATTTTTCTTGTGTTTCATTCATTAAAATTCCTGATCATTTCATCATAAATCATGCAATAATTCCCAAGTTATGTGGATTCAcactgtttttgttttcttcaaatcatggtgGGGTGGGGTTGAAATTTGcgatcaaattttacaaaatatatgaatatcgggggggggggatatttcAAAAACCTTAGTCTCCAGAATAAGATGGCCTTTTTGACGATATGGATATTAAAGTATCCTTATGTTGTCACATTGTTGTGTGGATTCACGTCTGGTTAAGTCAGTATCTCACACGactgggggtgggggggagTGTTAAAATGTTTGGTGGGAATGAGagaggaaatatttttttaattttcaacagATCCAAGGAAATTCGGGTGAGCGTTATGTCCCATGTGCCTCTTATTTCATCTAATACTATTACAATGATtatgtatatacaaacattaTATTTACCCTCATCTAAACTATACATAAGTGTTTtaccaatctctcaccagagggcgtattacgctgcgctacaacacctctgtcaacgtctgaatgtcaagattcttggcaaaacttatttctacctattgcattataaaatatgattttacaagttttagtgttaagcttaaaatcttaagagtaagttcacaaaaacaacgaattccatgattattctagtattactggatgaatgaatatttatataaaaccttttaattcgctcaggtgtctcatatttaccagcttctgcgtttatatgtttgatttgcttagatatgatcattacagtttgatatgctaagttagttttagtacgttttgatatgatttttagacgttgacagaggtatcaGTGgcgcgtagcgggaacgataactctgggtagagattggtgttttacatgtatttatagtaTTTGTTGTAAGCTGATGCGCTGTACTAATTTTAAAAGACAATAAGAATTTTGGACTCCCAAAAACTTAAGTCAATTCCTTCAAATTCCTAGCAGGTAAAATGCAtgtgtcatcaattttcaacaGCCAATTGTTACGCAGCACGACTTTGGGTAGGTATAAAAGGGCTGAGTGGGTGAGTGCGTGCACTTCGAGACGACAGGTATAATTGGCATCACACGGAAACTAAGCATGGAGTTCTTGAAAGTCCTCGTGGTTTTGATTGTAGTTTTGCACGGTGAGACTTTTTCATGGAAAAACTTTTTGCTTCAACTTTTCCACTGTGAATAttgagattgagaaatgtatcGGCAAGTATTTTCGAGCTCAAGTGAAAGAGATTATACCATTCGAACACGCACAAAATGGAGTGCACGTAATGCTTGTCTATTTGAATAACATGCAGATGATTTCTGTGTTCACATGAACtgtttttatcttattttcacaCAGTTTCACTATCAAAGCCAGTGAGTTCTGAAGATGAACTACGTGACATTGTCGGAGAACTAGAGAGACTGGCAACAAGCTTAAGACAGTATGTAGTTGACGGTAGAAGCCCCGTGAATTCCATGAGCGATATCAGACTATTGAGCGGGTCTACGCCAGAATTCCCTATCCCCGGTACCAGACTACTTGGACCTTGGGGGCTCGATAACGACGAACTTGACCCCTCATCTCCAACATACAAATATCTCCATAAAATGTTCGGAAAGCTTCTTAAGCCGTACTTCCGCAATTTCCCAAATGGACCATATTCATGTAAGTTCAATGTGTGAAATACCAAGTTCAAATGGAATGCTTTCAAATAATAGTTGTAAGACTCATTACATTCCAACATTTCATTGACGTTCTTTGGATTTTCAGTGGAGATGCAGTTAACACCACGTAATGTTGTCACAATGCTGAATGCGTGGTACAACAACGCTGACCAAATGATGAAAGAACAGACTTTTGTTAACGTTGCCAGAGAGCTCTTGGATGCCCATTTCCAGTGTGCAACGACAAGAATCAACCAAATGGTTTTCTGTGAGTATAGCTGTAGTCAATTGATATTTGACCCGACCTAAACCGAAATTCTGTAAAATTTTGCAACTTTTAATTTGATAAGTGCATGATACTCgtataaaagaaatgttttatgtaCATATGCTACCCGGTATGTAAATTTATAAGAACTTTTATTTGTACATTAAACTTTATCCAGATGTTTTCAAGGACCAAGTACGTGCAATGGCCGAGGATGACTGGAAAATTCACACTCGCGTGAGGAAAATTTTGGGAAATTGGATAACGGATAAAACCGTTGTTGACAAGGTCGCCAAGAAAATTGTTATGGCAGCGCATAAACCTGCATACGGGAACATTATGGAGCACATTGAATATTTCCAACTTGAtggtatttgtaaatttttgttAATACTGTTTACAGGTAGATTTAGGTAAAAGTGGTTTTACTATGATCTAAATTACAATGTTTCAGATATCGTGGAATTCCttgcaaaaatgaaaatgctcatGTGGAAAGCTGAGCAGGAAAAATGGACACCAGTCGTGTTCGATGAGAAACTGAACCAACTTCTGACGGACTATGACGCTGTCTTTCAGTGTCCAAGTGTGCATAATCTATGGGAATTCCACCGACAACTTGTTAGCCGTGTTCAACAGAGGTAAGGCTGAAAGTGCAATCGTTTCATTGCTAACTGATTTACTAAAGTCGTCATTTTTTATTGATAGTGATAAGACGTTTTTGAAAATGtcgtttttgaaaatgtaactGAAAATGGCTTAAATTTGTAACAGGTT
This genomic window from Ostrea edulis chromosome 4, xbOstEdul1.1, whole genome shotgun sequence contains:
- the LOC125669955 gene encoding uncharacterized protein LOC125669955 isoform X1, whose protein sequence is MEFLKVLVVLIVVLHVSLSKPVSSEDELRDIVGELERLATSLRQYVVDGRSPVNSMSDIRLLSGSTPEFPIPGTRLLGPWGLDNDELDPSSPTYKYLHKMFGKLLKPYFRNFPNGPYSLEMQLTPRNVVTMLNAWYNNADQMMKEQTFVNVARELLDAHFQCATTRINQMVFYVFKDQVRAMAEDDWKIHTRVRKILGNWITDKTVVDKVAKKIVMAAHKPAYGNIMEHIEYFQLDDIVEFLAKMKMLMWKAEQEKWTPVVFDEKLNQLLTDYDAVFQCPSVHNLWEFHRQLVSRVQQRLSETKPFAETEAWLKKVLPEYMTVDAITAILQVCKNYVNSAMLHFEQMENHVTSGNTVDITNFMSEFLAPHQLQYLQSVFEFLNTGNIRDIMEMEQIRNENIGNGRSRGRCTEFNGECR
- the LOC125669955 gene encoding uncharacterized protein LOC125669955 isoform X2; translation: MEFLKVLVVLFVVLHVSLSKPVSSEDELRDIVGELERLATSLRQYVVDGRSPVNSMSDIRLLSGSTPEFPIPGTRLLGPWGLDNDELDPSSPTYKYLHKMFGKLLKPYFRNFPNGPYSLEMQLTPRNVVTMLNAWYNNADQMMKEQTFVNVARELLDAHFQCATTRINQMVFYVFKDQVRAMAEDDWKIHTRVRKILGNWITDKTVVDKVAKKIVMAAHKPAYGNIMEHIEYFQLDDIVEFLAKMKMLMWKAEQEKWTPVVFDEKLNQLLTDYDAVFQCPSVHNLWEFHRQLVSRVQQRLSETKPFAETEAWLKKVLPEYMTVDAITAILQVCKNYVNSAMLHFEQMENHVTSGNTVDITNFMSEFLAPHQLQYLQSVFEFLNTGNIRDIMEMEQIRNENIGNGRSRGRCTEFNGECR